gaaaactggaactttttgtgattttttaattttgatgatCCTCTTCCAGGTTTCTCAAGTCTGGTTGAACTTTATAATAtagaatattatattatattatgtccACAACAAGTAGCTTTCATATTTATCAGCATAGTTTTTAAATGTTTATGGACAACATGGGATTGGAAGAGGATTTAAGCATGATTAGTTAAATTAACAAGTGTTTTGCAGAAAGTATAATTTAATGCAGGACATGGCCCCTACAGCTAGCACTAATTTCAGATATGGTTTGGATTGTTCATTTATGTCAAGATgctcttaaaaaattaaaatatttgatgATTCTACAACGTGTTAGAAATAAACCTTAtcttattctcttttgttccaatGATGCTAAATTCTCAGGTGTCAGAGACTGAGTGTGGAAAGATTATTGAAATATTGTATTCGCCAAAACTGGAAACAGTTCTAAAAGGTAATAAAGGGATAGATAAACGTTTTTCACACATATTCTGAATGGAAATATTCAAGACTTTTTACATGAACGTAGAAATGGCAAATCTGAAAGGAATATGAACATTGGTGAGTGTCCTACACTCAAGGAACACATCTGATTCTTTGTTCTTTTATTTGGATTTAGCTGTTTCTGATTCTTGGAGTTCTTTCCATTTTCACACTAGTACTTTTCCACTAAAAATAGTTATTCATTGTAGGAAATCACATAGCATAATGAAACACTCTACAAAGTCACTTGCTGTCATAATGAGATCATTCTAATTAGGTTTGAAAGACTTCATCTTGAAATTCAATTTAGACTAAGGTCCCGTTTGGAaacacaacttaattaagctcttatggtcataagtcattatgtcataagcgcttatacataagctattttaaaatttttattgaaataaattgaaaataaattatatataagcataaactctttttcataagctatcatgattcatgaatagcttatgaaaataagctcaaaacagcttatggtctgccataagctgtttgcataagctctttcaaacactgacataagagtttatgctatcagataagcttaaataagctcttccaaacggggtgTAAATACATATTGGACTACCAAGTTGTCCTGTTTGTTGTGCAGAAATGTGTGAATGCAAAGCCTGCATATTTATATGTCCCCGGTCCACCCAATCTGCCTTATGGAAGACCCAGCTGTACTCCATATTTTAGATTAGGACTGATcagaatgaaaaaaaagaaatatcatACGGAAGTTTCATCAACACTACTTAAAGCACAGCTTGATAGTACAATCCCAAGTCCTCCTCATGTGAGGACAAGTATGCTTTAGATGTGTCTTGATTGCATTCACACACATTTGTCAGAAAGTGTTTGTGGGAGCCATCAACAGTGATGTTGGTGGAAAATGTTATTATTTGGACCATCTATGTGCCTCAAATTTGTTTTGGTAGGGAGGAACTACTTTTGGGGTCTCCCAAAAGCTAACCCAAACACTTAATTAATAGGGGACTGTTGGTTAAGCCAGACTCATCAACCTTAAAGAGGGTTAAAGATGTCTTATTTGTAAATAAGTgtatgtttgaactttgaaaatCATATGATATTCAGACCCCCGGGGCTATAATCGCTTAATTTAGAAGCTCTAAATAGTAGTTTTTGAAGCTCCAAATGTGATTCTCGTGATGCATAACATGGAAGCAAACACACTCTAACTTGTTCATTCCTTTTAGTGATTTGTTCTCTGTTGAGTGTTGATTAAAGAGCAGCTACCAATCATGTTCGAATGCACGTTGCAGTAAGCATGCACATGTTAATATGTTTTCCCCTATATGCGTCTTGAAAAAAGTATATACTATGATCACAGATTACCAGGGCACTTCACTAGGATGGACTAAGATCTCCCTGCTTGCTGCTTTATCTCTTAGTATAAGTTGTAGGCAACAGAACATAAAGCTTCAAATTGTGCAATTTACTTCATTTGGCTCTTCATCAATTAATTGTTTCTAGATTATATCAAATACAACCATTTCTAGACCGTATCTTATTAAGAAAAATTCATCATGTTCCAGTATATATATGGTTTGGCACCATATACCTAGACGGAGTTAAATTATACCTCGACAGTCATCACTCAATGAGAAGGTCAGAGCTAGGGGCTACTATTCCGGCATGGCTAAGAACCATATACCAAGACCGAGTTATTCATGCCATACCGAGTTACGGCGGAAGGAAATCCTCATCTCATGTAACTCGAAAACGGAAGTACCAGACACTCCAATCGATCGTCATGCAGACCACAAACCCCACACCTAAGCCAACTTACAATAATAGGAAAACACAACTCTCAACAGTCATAGCAACACTTGTACATCAGTTGCCGCCGAGTTGCGACTTAACAGCATGCGCTAGGCGATACACAACTTATACCCAACGATTTAAGGTCAGGATCAAGAAGAGGTTTCGAACCGCTTCTCCCGACGTTTTTCCCACTGGAATTCCCCAAGGGTAGCAACCCAATCCTCAATGCCAAGCAGCCTGTTCGAAGATGAGAAGAACAAGTTGCAAAGCGTGGATCCACCATCCCTCATATGCAGGAAGGATGTTTGACCTAAAGGATCAAGAGGCTCATAACGAACCACATTGCACCTAAGAATTCAAACAACACTGATTGAACCTAGAATATTTTGACCTCTTCCTACATGAATAGGGGTCAAATGAACTAAGGTACACAcacttctaataaaaaaatttgctTACCATCAACACCGATGACTTTAACGTTAGAATGTCTTCGCGGGTGTCATGGGCGCATAATACCACACATATGAAGGATCGGAGGAGCACCACCCGAAGTAGAGCACTACTGAGAAAAAGAATTATACTCAACTTAGACCGATTTGATTGATTGGATTATGTTTGATCATATTAGTTTCAGAAACCATTCATCAAATTTCAGTGTGGTGTAGTGTTAGATAAATCATAATACTAGCTACCATGACAAGTGACAACAGCACATAAAACAAAACCCAAACAACTTTCATAGACTAATAGTCACTTTCTTTTCTATCATATTCTTATCCAGTAATGATATATagacacctcattttttaaacactcaatttccacatctttttatttttatttctctctttttatcatctatcacgtctcatattttctctctcttactttttcttttctttctatctctctcctccttccacctctctccacctcaaagagagatgtgaagataacattattcattcttatccataacctttttttttctcattcttcttTTCTCGACATTCATCACATCTCTCAAAATTTTATCTtctgtttctatctctctcaatGTGGAGATGAATCTCGGATGTGAATGAATAATTTTGTATGCAACCATGCGGGAAGAAAAACAATATAGGAGTGATGATTCATAGACCTCTACATAGTGCTTACACCCCAAGACACCACTTTTTCTCTATATATCTCGGTCatatcacatcatatatcatatgTGTCACTTATCTCTTATCCTTAGTGGTGCTCTACATGCACATCAATCTTTATCCTTTATCCATACTAACCCCTTCCGAATTCAAGTGGCTGTTATTAAAATATTACTAAATGATAttaaaccaaaataaaatattaccccaaaaattgaaaaaattaaagaaaatagcCATGGTTGCTTGTGGTTGAATTTGAAGAAAGCACCAGAAGCAAGCAAAGCACAGAAAAATGGAGAAACTAGAGGTACCAGTGATAATAGCAATGAAAGGTCACCCAGGTAGTGGCAAGAGCACGTTAGCAAAATCCATAGCCACCACCCTCAGAATCCCTCTGATCGACAAAGACGACGTCAAAGACTGCACCCTCCCGTTACAGCCAACCTCGCCGCCGTCCCTCCTCAACAACCTCTCATACGACGCCATCTGGCAGATCGCCGCCACGCAGCTCCGCCTCGGCCTCAGCGTAATCCTCGACTCCCCGCTCTCCCGTCCCGCCCACCTCCACCGCCTCCGCCACCTCGCCGCCGATACCGGCGCCCGAATCATAATCATCGAGTGCAGGCCTGGAGACCACGCCGAGTGGCGTCGGAGGCTGGAGGAGCGCggcggagaaggaggaggaggacatAAGCCTGCTACGTGGGAGGATCTTCAGAAGCTTCTGGAAGGGTACGGTGGTTGCACGGAGTACGACGTGGGTGATGTGCCGAGGATGGTGGTGGATACGACCGTGCCGGTGCCGGTGCCGGTGGAAGAGCTCTGTTCCGCTGCTCTCGAGTTCATCTTCTCTTGCGCTGCTAAGCCTCCCACGATTTAGCCACGTGTTTTCTTTCATCATCGTTGgatgaaacaaaaaataaagttaaaaggtgtatgtataaaaaaaggaaaaaaatatgtACATGGTATTTGTTTATATTGGAAATTACATGATATAGATGAATGTGTTATGGCCCGTTTAGTATCTTATATAGTATAAGATTTGATTGTATTCGGCCTGATAAAAAACTCAATATTATAAGGTGTTTGGTTATATACTATATAATTTTATAACTCatcatttcatttaaattaatataatcatATCTTTtatgaaatattgaataatgatgtatattataaaaatgaagatgGTGTTAACGGGTGAAAAAGATGGTGGTGGCAGCTGACGTGGATGCGATAATGAcgatggtggtgatggaggatgGTGGTTGTAGAGGAGGCAACGATGATGCTGAGTAGTGGTTagggtggcggcggtggtggagggaggtggtggtgacgaTGGTGGAGGGTTGTGGCGGCGGTAGTGGCAGCGGTGGAGGAAGGTGGTTGTGgcagtagtggtggtggtgggtcaaACAGTATCTAGTAGTGGCGATGATGACAATGGCGGTTGAGGTGGCGGAGGCGGTGgtgtggtgatggtggtggtggccgtggctgtaagacccggataatttatgcgattaattaactagttatttatcgGTTTAATAGCGATAAACGCTATTAAGCTTAAGTTGATGTGTTATTTGTGCCTTGTGTGTTTATATAAATGAgtgtattattaataatattatttttctaaataaataaataatagaaaagaaaaattgaaagtttagaagaaaaggaaaaaaaaaaaaaaagaaagtcaCGAAAGTGACTAACactctgtttggtagagaagagagagatagagaagagagagtagagaagagagaagttgagtagagagaaataggtgagaaatagagtagatttaaagagaagagagatagagaagagagagacccCAAACATAGTGTAAATCAAGTCTTCACTCATCTCTCTTCAATCTCTCTTCAATTTGGAGAGACCAAAAAAGTGGTGGGACCCACCACTTTTTCTCCCCTCTATCTCCCTCCTCTCACCTACGAAACACACATACTTCCccctaactctctcttctccatctctctcTATCCAAACCTccctctaccaaacaaagtgtaagacagaagaagaagatataTAGACATATATGTCatctaataataatatttttgttaGAACTTCGTTTCTTGATCACTTAATTTTGCTCAAAGTAATCTTAGATTATACTATAGAATTCATCATAATTTTTGGGATAATGattcatcttcctaatattttttttatagcttTATAAGTTAAATCTTACACTGTATGAATTAACACTAacactttttttaattaatatactcgtTAGTGTTATTGGAGTGAAAAATgggctctgctagggttttccACCCTAGGAGAGTGGAGCCGCCGGATAGGTGGCGTTGGGGCAGCCGGTGGTGGCCAGAGCTCTGTCGCCATTCACGGCAGTCCAATGAATGGCGGCTTCCTATGCAGAACAACAATCACCAGCGGAGGCCCTGTGGCACGAACTTGGAGCAAGGAAGATACTGGAGTGAAAGTTTTCATGGACGAAGAACCTATAGGGATGTGTTATTGGCAGAGCGCAGTTGCGAGACTAGAAGAAACAATGAACGAGTTCAGCAAAGGCAGATCTCACCGGCGCATATCCAAGGGGAAGGCTCCAAATCTGCTTCACTACGGTACCAGTTTCGACGTTCCCAAAGCCAAGGAAATAACCAGCAGCGTTTAAATCTGCTACCAGGatccttttcaatttttgttgatgGATTGGGAGATAGGATTACTCATGCAAAATTGAGAGCAATATTTGCGAAAGCAGGAAGATTACGTGAGGTTTTTATTCAGCAAAAAAAGAAACCCCATCGTCGCTTTCGATTCGGATTTGTCCGTTTTACTTGTGATGATGAAGCCAGAGCAGCAATACGTAAGTTCAATGGACTGAGACTTGAAGGAAACTATTTGGTAGTTCAAAAAGCGAGATTCCAAAGAACTTTTCAAACTGATAGAGTTCCGCCGCCAGGGAAGCATCAATATGAAATTCGTGGCTAGAAATTGAAGGAGGAAAATATAGCGAATAACCAAGATGTTGTAGCTCAGAAACAGCATGAAACAGATTGGCCTTCTAGGAAAAAAGAATCAAGTCAATTACAATTTCTTGCAACAGACATGGATGAAACGTGGGTTCAAAGGTGTGCTCAGGCTCGCACACTTTCACTTAAGCCAGTTGAGATTCTACAGGAGGAGTTTAGTCAAATTGGCTTGTTCAATTTCAGATTAATCCCGCTTGGAGCTAGTGAAGTGATATTGGAGTTTGAAAATAAGGAAGAGATGGACAGCACTATCACAGAATGTGCTTTCTTCCTGGAACAGTTGCTTACGGATGTAAAACCATGTTCTGTGTTCACGTTCGGCACGTCGCACTTTGTCTGGATTCGCTTATGGCAAGTTCCGTTGGGCTTATGGAACGAAGCTTTTTTCGCTGCAATAGGAAACAAGTTAGGAACGTTTGTTTTAGCCGACACTCCAACTGTGCTACGACATCGCGCGGATTTCGCTCGTGTGTTAGTTCGCATGAACCATCCACTTTTACATTGTTTCACGATGGCTGTTGATGTTGGGGGCACATCCTTTATAATCCTGGTTGAGAAGGATGTGGAAGCACACGACTATGGCGTAGTTGAGGATATGCCGTCCACTCCGGTAAAGGTGTATAATTCTGAAGAGGAGGAGGTTGAAGCAGATGATGAGGTACAGGAAGATGAAGCTCAAGAAGATGATAACAAGGATCTTGGCTCGGCAACAACTATTGATCCTGACGAAGTAGATGAAATTTACAGGGATGGCGGTTTGGAGGGTTTGAGGAGCGGCGGAGACGCAAGAATTGTAGCGGTGCAAGGCGGCGACGGTATCTCACCAGAGGAGGAGGCCGTGAAGAACAACCAGCCGGAGAAGAAGGAATCTTTTGGgccaaattcaaattcaaatttgttGTCGTTAATGGCTGCACTCAATTCTGTGGCGGAACAAAAGGAACAATTACGTGATATCATTGATGCAGGCTATTCTTTGGAGGAGATTGAGGGATGGATGGAGAATTTAAAAGCTGATGGAATATTGAGTAAAGATAAACAAATCATGGAtaaaaacattcaaaatcaggagaagaGATATTCAGTTACAGGTTTTTCCTTTAATTCCAAAGATTTGATTCAAAACAACAATTATCCTTGGCATTTTAATTTTGA
This is a stretch of genomic DNA from Lotus japonicus ecotype B-129 chromosome 1, LjGifu_v1.2. It encodes these proteins:
- the LOC130710776 gene encoding uncharacterized protein LOC130710776, producing the protein MGSARVFHPRRVEPPDRWRWGSRWWPELCRHSRQSNEWRLPMQNNNHQRRPCGTNLEQGRYWSESFHGRRTYRDVLLAERSCETRRNNERVQQRQISPAHIQGEGSKSASLRYQFRRSQSQGNNQQRLNLLPGSFSIFVDGLGDRITHAKLRAIFAKAGRLREVFIQQKKKPHRRFRFGFVRFTCDDEARAAIRKFNGLRLEGNYLVVQKARFQRTFQTDRVPPPGKHQYEIRG